The stretch of DNA CAGGGGCACGGAGACGCGGGCGTTGAACGGGCCGATCACCTGCTCGAGGAAGTCCTTTCTCGTGTAGGTCTTCGAGAGCGGCGACGAGCCGACGATGGTCCACGAGGCGTCGGCGTCGAGCAGCTCGAACGGGCTGCCCGTGCGCTCGCGCCAGCGGTCGAAGGCGGCGGTGACCAGCGCCTTGTTCGAGGTTTCGTCGTGGGGCGTGTCAGCCATGGAGGCCTCCGTGAGGGCGGGGACGATCGCCAGCGTGATGGCGCCGACGGGTCGGGCGGGGAGCATGCATCGCGCACCGTAGCCGGTGGTCCAAGGATGGGAAACAGGGCGGCGATCTGCCCGCCTCCATGCCGAGGTCGATGCGCGGTGAGGTCGTCGTGTCCGCGAGCGGCTCGCGCGCGGGCACGCGCCCGCTACCGGCGACGTGGGGACGACGACGGGCGTCCGTCCAGCCGCAGCGGGCGCGTCCCGCGGCGCACCGTCCCCGCGAGCGGCACGTACGCCAGCTCGCGCACCTCGCGCGTGCAGCGCAGCAGCAGCCCGCCGCGGCTCATGTCGCCGCGCCCCACGAAGTCCGACGGGAACAGCAGCCGATCGCCCAGGAGGGGCGCGAGCACGGCGGCGTACTTGTCGCTGGCGACGCTGCCGAGCAGCA from bacterium encodes:
- a CDS encoding nuclear transport factor 2 family protein yields the protein MADTPHDETSNKALVTAAFDRWRERTGSPFELLDADASWTIVGSSPLSKTYTRKDFLEQVIGPFNARVSVPLKPTVRGVWADGDMVIILFDGVATASDGQEYRNTYTWYFRMREGRVVEATAFFDTRTFDDLWTRVTPHPPAS